The following coding sequences lie in one Crassostrea angulata isolate pt1a10 chromosome 10, ASM2561291v2, whole genome shotgun sequence genomic window:
- the LOC128165664 gene encoding epsin-2-like isoform X2 encodes MSNMPPLRRTLKNVVKNYSEAQVKVREATSNDPWGPSSTLMGEIADLTYNVVAFTEIMQMIWKRLNDHGKNWRHVYKSLVLLDYIIKTGSEKVAGQCKENIYAIQTLRDFQHREDNKDQGMNVREKAKQLVALLKDDERLRNERAKALKAKERFAQNAMGIGSNDKVRYGAGSPSLQTSSGGYSDPYGGAGTTTTTTTNGESTRQRRNSTDVEYARPSSVGEEEIQLQLALAMSKEEHDESIKKQKSDDIKLQIAIEESRKQADETKPQSTGLLDLDSPRSQPSDPWGAPMTQPPAPPTDPWGAPLPAPPGQKHHPPVPAPTASPPPSDPWGSPAKPASSSQGDPWGMPMPSNSPPPQSNPAPAAGDPWGTPVPSSGASASSPWGGSPVPTQQAGFGGFDSGTSSMTNGGTKANVDDDFDLLSSRVTTESPAKADVTDNLDLLGTTSSSDPWNLDNMNKSLPSEQQQQLKHRKTPQDFLGENANLVNLDQLVTKNESAGNNPFASGVSNPFELQQQQNPQRMTLNQLQSTAYNTGFSQTSSSGLLPQPLVPTAGMPQPQQQGYNPFL; translated from the exons GTGGTGGCTTTCACAGAAATAATGCAAATGATTTGGAAAAGACTGAATGACCATGGAAAAAACTGGCGTCATGTGTACAAGTCATTGGTGTTATTGGACTACATCATTAAAACTGGCAGTGAAAAGGTGGCAGGGCagtgtaaagaaaatatttacgCCATTCAGACATTGCGAGACTTTCAGCATCGGGAGGATAACAAGGATCAAGGAATGAACGTAAGGGAGAAAGCTAAACAGCTGGTTGCACTGTTAAAAGACGATGAACGGTTGCGCAATGAGAGGGCTAAAGCCCTTAAAGCTAAGGAGAGATTTGCACAAAATGCAATGGGAATAGGAAGTAATGACAAG GTTCGATATGGAGCAGGCAGTCCTAGTTTACAGACATCATCTGGGGGGTACTCAGATCCATATGGAGGGGCTggaacaacaacaacaacaacaactaaTG GTGAATCTACTAGACAACGCAGAAATTCCACAGACGTTGAATATGCGCGACCCTCATCTGTTGGTGAGGAAGAAATTCAGCTGCAGTTAGCTTTAGCCATGAGCAAAGAAGAACACGATGAGTCGATTAAAAAGCAGAAGTCAGATGACATCAAGTTACAGATAGCCATTGAGGAAAGCAGGAAACAGGCAGATGAG ACTAAACCTCAGTCAACCGGACTCTTAGACTTGGATTCTCCAAGGTCTCAGCCTTCAGACCCATGGGGAGCCCCAATGACACAGCCACCTGCACCTCCAACAGACCCTTGGGGAGCCCCCCTCCCAGCACCTCCTGGACAGAAGCACCATCCCCCTGTACCGGCCCCTACAGCATCTCCTCCCCCTTCAGATCCCTGGGGGTCACCTGCCAAACCTGCATCCTCCAGCCAGGGTGATCCATGGGGAATGCCAATGCCCTCAAACTCACCTCCTCCACAATCGAATCCTG CACCAGCAGCTGGAGACCCTTGGGGAACCCCTGTGCCCTCATCAGGGGCCTCGGCCAGTTCTCCTTGGGGAGGGTCCCCAGTACCAACTCAACAGGCAGGCTTTGGTGGGTTTGATTCAGGGACAAGTTCAATGACAAATGGAGGCACTAAGGCTAATGTTGATGATGACTTTGACTTGTTAAGTTCTCGGGTCACCACAGAATCTCCTGCAAAAGCAGATGTTACAGATAATTTGGATCTCCTAGGAA CTACTAGCTCCTCAGATCCATGGAACCTTGATAACATGAATAAGAGTCTGCCATCTGAACAACAGCAGCAGTTGAAACATAGAAAAACGCCCCAAGATTTCTTGGGAGAAAATGCAAACTTAGTGAATTTAGATCAACTTGTCACAAAAAATGAATCTGCAG GAAATAATCCATTTGCCAGTGGAGTATCTAATCCGTTTGAACTGCAGCAACAGCAAAATCCCCAAAGAATGACATTGAACCAGCTGCAGTCCACAGCTTACAACACAGGCTTCAGTCAAACCAGCTCTAGTGGACTGCTACCTCAACCCCTGGTCCCCACTGCTGGCATGCCTCAGCCCCAACAACAAGGATACAACCCATTTTTATGA
- the LOC128165664 gene encoding epsin-2-like isoform X1, whose product MSNMPPLRRTLKNVVKNYSEAQVKVREATSNDPWGPSSTLMGEIADLTYNVVAFTEIMQMIWKRLNDHGKNWRHVYKSLVLLDYIIKTGSEKVAGQCKENIYAIQTLRDFQHREDNKDQGMNVREKAKQLVALLKDDERLRNERAKALKAKERFAQNAMGIGSNDKVRYGAGSPSLQTSSGGYSDPYGGAGTTTTTTTNGESTRQRRNSTDVEYARPSSVGEEEIQLQLALAMSKEEHDESIKKQKSDDIKLQIAIEESRKQADEERRKASTKPQSTGLLDLDSPRSQPSDPWGAPMTQPPAPPTDPWGAPLPAPPGQKHHPPVPAPTASPPPSDPWGSPAKPASSSQGDPWGMPMPSNSPPPQSNPAPAAGDPWGTPVPSSGASASSPWGGSPVPTQQAGFGGFDSGTSSMTNGGTKANVDDDFDLLSSRVTTESPAKADVTDNLDLLGTTSSSDPWNLDNMNKSLPSEQQQQLKHRKTPQDFLGENANLVNLDQLVTKNESAGNNPFASGVSNPFELQQQQNPQRMTLNQLQSTAYNTGFSQTSSSGLLPQPLVPTAGMPQPQQQGYNPFL is encoded by the exons GTGGTGGCTTTCACAGAAATAATGCAAATGATTTGGAAAAGACTGAATGACCATGGAAAAAACTGGCGTCATGTGTACAAGTCATTGGTGTTATTGGACTACATCATTAAAACTGGCAGTGAAAAGGTGGCAGGGCagtgtaaagaaaatatttacgCCATTCAGACATTGCGAGACTTTCAGCATCGGGAGGATAACAAGGATCAAGGAATGAACGTAAGGGAGAAAGCTAAACAGCTGGTTGCACTGTTAAAAGACGATGAACGGTTGCGCAATGAGAGGGCTAAAGCCCTTAAAGCTAAGGAGAGATTTGCACAAAATGCAATGGGAATAGGAAGTAATGACAAG GTTCGATATGGAGCAGGCAGTCCTAGTTTACAGACATCATCTGGGGGGTACTCAGATCCATATGGAGGGGCTggaacaacaacaacaacaacaactaaTG GTGAATCTACTAGACAACGCAGAAATTCCACAGACGTTGAATATGCGCGACCCTCATCTGTTGGTGAGGAAGAAATTCAGCTGCAGTTAGCTTTAGCCATGAGCAAAGAAGAACACGATGAGTCGATTAAAAAGCAGAAGTCAGATGACATCAAGTTACAGATAGCCATTGAGGAAAGCAGGAAACAGGCAGATGAG GAAAGGAGAAAAGCTTCA ACTAAACCTCAGTCAACCGGACTCTTAGACTTGGATTCTCCAAGGTCTCAGCCTTCAGACCCATGGGGAGCCCCAATGACACAGCCACCTGCACCTCCAACAGACCCTTGGGGAGCCCCCCTCCCAGCACCTCCTGGACAGAAGCACCATCCCCCTGTACCGGCCCCTACAGCATCTCCTCCCCCTTCAGATCCCTGGGGGTCACCTGCCAAACCTGCATCCTCCAGCCAGGGTGATCCATGGGGAATGCCAATGCCCTCAAACTCACCTCCTCCACAATCGAATCCTG CACCAGCAGCTGGAGACCCTTGGGGAACCCCTGTGCCCTCATCAGGGGCCTCGGCCAGTTCTCCTTGGGGAGGGTCCCCAGTACCAACTCAACAGGCAGGCTTTGGTGGGTTTGATTCAGGGACAAGTTCAATGACAAATGGAGGCACTAAGGCTAATGTTGATGATGACTTTGACTTGTTAAGTTCTCGGGTCACCACAGAATCTCCTGCAAAAGCAGATGTTACAGATAATTTGGATCTCCTAGGAA CTACTAGCTCCTCAGATCCATGGAACCTTGATAACATGAATAAGAGTCTGCCATCTGAACAACAGCAGCAGTTGAAACATAGAAAAACGCCCCAAGATTTCTTGGGAGAAAATGCAAACTTAGTGAATTTAGATCAACTTGTCACAAAAAATGAATCTGCAG GAAATAATCCATTTGCCAGTGGAGTATCTAATCCGTTTGAACTGCAGCAACAGCAAAATCCCCAAAGAATGACATTGAACCAGCTGCAGTCCACAGCTTACAACACAGGCTTCAGTCAAACCAGCTCTAGTGGACTGCTACCTCAACCCCTGGTCCCCACTGCTGGCATGCCTCAGCCCCAACAACAAGGATACAACCCATTTTTATGA